The DNA region GACTATCAAATATTGGAAACCTGCAATTCCTTCTCCTAGAAACACCATCACTATCCTCATCATATGATGCATCATGATCTGAATCAAAGTATGCAATGCCATCACCACCTTCACTGGCTTCACCAATATTGTTTACATCACTACCACCAGGGACATCCAAAAAAATGGGAGCATCCAATCCAATGTCTCCTCCCTTCCTCGCAGCCGACATAAACTCTTTGTATTTATTTCTTATCTCCCTtacttcatcatcttcatcagtTGTAAATCCTGTGGCATCAAACTCGCTTCCTAATTCTTCTTTCTCATTTTCGGCATGTTGGTCACCCTTTCCATCATTTCGTTTTCGGCTTTGGTTACCTTCTTGTTCATTCAAATCCATAATGTTCTCATCTCTGAATAAGGCAAAGACGTCCTCATCTCCATATTGTGTCTCTGTGCCTTCATTGGCACTCATGTCCAACTCATTTAGTTCAGTGTATATGTCCACAACACCTGCAGATCCTATCTCATCAAGCAAATCCATGCAGGACTTATCATCTACAAGCAGCCTCATTCCACTATTTAGCTTTGCACCAACTGGTAACCAGTACATCCTAACAGATCTATGAAAGGTGGTGTGATCTAACAAATGACCATTCAGCTCTGGGATTGATAATTTATCCTTATCTATGTGTGATACTCCCAAATCCCCATTGCAATATTGCATCTGTGACCCGTCAAGAACAAAATCCCCATTGAAATGAAATCGAACAGTCAATACCTCATCATCTCCCATGTTAATTCCACCCTACAGATCTAGTTCTTCGTCAAATTCCACCAAAAACAGAAATCAAATTTAGATCCCACGAGCAGAATGATGACTGATCTCTGggacatcctcttcagtcttcACTGCTACTTTTTGCCCATCCTCAAACTTTCCCTATCATTAATAATGCGCGTGTACATTAAGGAATAGTGTATGAATTACGATCCCAATGGTAGTTTGCCAAGGTAGATAGTCCActgtaattttttttatttttaccaAATAAACCGGGCCAAATCCACCTTCTCCAAGCTTGTTCTCCTCCGCAGACCGCAAAGTTGTCGGTGGCGCCGTGGCGGCTAGGATCGCTTCCAGATCAATCAGTGGAAGATCATCAACATCCTTCTCGGAACATTTCCAGTCCTGAAACATAAGGGCACCAACCGAATTCTAGTGAAGAGGTATGTTATGGTAACCACGTATGTAGAGGTATAATCAGCAATTTGACAGCATAAGCAATAAGGAAGCCAAAATACAGTAGTATTTCCAATGTTGCAGGGTATGATTGATTAATCAATCTTTCCAAATCTAATCCGGGTTCATTGGAACCATATAACCCCATACCCAGAACTCCAATTCTCTCTTACCTTGTTCTTGTTCTTACCTCGTTCCAGGTCCCAGAAGCAtccgcggcgggcgggggcgggggcgcggggccgcgggcggcggttggcggccggcggcgcgagggggcgggggctgcgggcggcgggggcgggcacgcgggggcggggtctgctggcggcggggcgggcgcggggccgcgggcggcgggcggctggggcgcgggggcgcgcggggcggggtctgcgggcgcgcgggagcgggggcgcggggcggggtctgcgggcgcgcggggcggggtctgcgggcggcgggggctggggcgcggggccgcgggcggcgggcggcgggggcgggggcgcgcgggagcgggggcgcgggcggggtctgcgggcggcgggggctggggcgcgggggcgcggggccgcgagcggcgggcggcgggggtctgcgggcggcgggggctggggcgcgggggcgcggggccgcgagcggcgggcggcgggggtctgcgggcgcgcgggggctggggcgcgggggcgcggggccgcgagcggcgggcggcgggggtctgcgggcgcgcgggggcggggctgcgggcggcgggggcggggctgctggcggcgggggtctgcgggcgcgggggcgggggcgggggcgcggggcggcggccggcggtgcgcggggggggggggggtgggcggGGGtctgcggggcggcgggcggggcgagAGGGAGCGAGTGGGCTGCGTGGGAGAGGGAGGGCCGATGTACTGAGAAAAAAAACAGGGGTAAAACGGACATTTCAGCGTTTGCTGTAAACCCAATGGATGGAAAGTGCAGGAGGCAGTAGACGGTGTCAACGCCAGCTCAGCACAGGGACGAAACCGAATTTATAGTTCAGGGACTAAATTGGACCTTTTGAAAGTTCAAGGATGAATTTGAGCCGGACGCGATAGTTCAGGGATGAATTTGGCTATTTTGCCAAAAGGAAAGCACTATGGGGCGGATCTACAGGGGTGCAGTCCCTGAACTCATGTATGTCTAAATGTATTACTAGTCTTTTAGTTTCACATATAAAATATGAAGTCAGTTTAATAAAAAAGAGGCTCAGCACCCCTAGGTCCGTTGACTATATATGTTATGAACGCATTTTAATAAAAAAAATCTAGTGATGATGTAGTTTCCACGTGTTCagcttttatatatatatatatagagagagaaagagatagagagagagagagagagttcaGAGCATGAGCATTTGATGTGGAAAGTTTGTAATGACTCACCACACATATTATTCTTAAGTattaaaaaaaagagaaaacagAAATATGACTAGTAAACGTCTAGACCAATGCAATGATATTTACTAAAATGTTTATGGAAATATTTTCAAAAATACCTTATAAAAAGGATAAATGAATTCAAATACTTGTACTTTGGATTACTTTTAACATATATAGAAAACAAATTCAAATGTAGTTTTGCATAATGTAGCAAGTTGTTAGGTGCAATCTTAGATTACTGAAATGAGTCAGAACGGACCGAATTAATTAGTGAGTATCCAGTCCTACCAGCGTGAAGCCCTTGACGCCATCCCGCCCAATCGGGATCTCGAGGTTTGGGTCTTCAGCGAGACCCAGCAGCAAGTCCACCATGTCCATGGCAGCAAACTCCTCGccctccacccgccgccgctcgtcgtGCTCGTCCAGCACTTGCTCAAGGAACCGGTCGAACATCTCGCCCAGCCTCTTGATCCTCTTGATCTGCGGGTCCAGCCAGCTTAGCCACGGGATCATGTCCCCGACGTTGAGCGCGCCGCTGAGGAAGAAGAACTCATCGATCATCCACTTGAACTCCTCCGGCGTCGTCGCCGACCCTGCACCAGCACCGCCATGGACAACGTACTTCTTGCCCAGCACCATGCGCGAGATCGCGTTGAGGTTCACCATGAGGAGGTGGTCCAAGAGCACCACCGCGctccccgccgtcgccgccgccggcccgtgCTCGTAGAGGTCGCGCAACATGGCACGCACCTCCTCGTCGCGGACGTGCTCGTGCGACCTGAGCTGCCTCGCGCTCAGGATCTCGGTCTTCCAAAGCCTGCGCGCTTGGCGCCAGTACGCGCCGTAGGGCGCCCAGAGCACGTCGGAGTAGCTGTAGCCGGTGTACCTGCCGGACGCCATCCTCGGGCGGTCGATGAACGCCAGGTCGTGGGTCTTGAGGATGGACCGGGCGGCATCCACCGACGAGCCGACGACGACGGGGAAGGAACCGAACCGGAGGGACATGAGCGGCCCGTACCGCTTGGAGAGCGCATGGACGGATCGGTGCGGGAGCGCGCCCATCAGGTTGAGGTTGCCGATCACCGGCCATGGCCGAGGGCCCGGCGGGAGGTTGTACCGGCGCTTGTGCTTCCAGCGGCGGAGGATGGTTATGAGAAGGAGCACGGTGGCGAGCGCGACGGCGACGAAGGAGGCCGCCGGTGGTAGCTCCATGGGGGGACACAAGATGGGAGGGGACGGGGCTTTCTTGTTCATCTGTTGAACACTTGAACTAGTGAAGTGATTGCCCACGTAAGCCGCAATATCACAGCTCTGGACAGAAAGGAACCGTCGGCTCCGTCTGGAGCTGATGTATCGACCCGAGTTGTAGCTTTTGGAGAGAGCAGGAACCGTGAACGACCTGCTGCCGTCCGATCGCATGATGATAGTCTAGTTCAACGTCTAGATTTCATTCCCTCGGTCCACTCTCGTTTAAACGACGGGATTGGGCTATATCAACCTTACAGAGTGTTTGCATCCAAGTGCAAATATCCAAAAATATTGCTCCTTTCGTTTctaaattacaattcattttgATATTTTTAGACACATAAATTTTTTATATATCTAGACATAGTGTACATCTACGTGCATAGCAAAATGTATGTATTTAGAAAAGTCAAAATAAATTTGTATTTGTGGGATGGAGGTAGTAAATTTTAGCATTAATCTATCCAAATAGAAGTGCTAATGGAATAAGCTAAATTTTAATCAAAATTTAAAAATTTTAGTAAGAATAAAAGTACTAAAATTTAGCATTTAAGTCTAAACCATCCAAACATACCCGGTCTTTATAAGTTTATATAAGATTGCTTCGTATCTTCAAGGATTGGGTGGAGGTGGTgtacaaaggaaaaaaaaagaattttaAATCAGTCCCTTCCTACAAAATTATAGGGTTTGGCTTTCTTTACTTTCCAACCCCGCTACTGATTAAAAAAACCGCTACTGTAAAAGGAAACCCTTTTGTTTTAATACTAGCTAGTCGCTATGGTTTGCGGGAAAATTCTTCTCTTTCTTATCTCACTTCAAGTCCTTATGAAAGTAAATAAAAAATGCTTATTCAACTATGGCACTGTTGGAAAACTGACATCTTACTTGTCTAATCTTCCATGTACATATGGCGATATCTGGGTCGGGTTTATAGTTGGCCAAACAGATGGCCCGACAACCCAGCACGGTCCGGCAAGGCACGACCTGTTTAGACATGACTAATACACAGGCTGTGTCACACCCACGAGTTGAGCTACTGGCCTAGGCACGGCACATGGTAGTCTTAGCCCACGCATGCCCGCGTCATGAGAGGGGAGGAAaaccgagcagagcagagggccGATGGCCGGCTACGCAGGGAGAGGAGGGGTGGCTAGACGCGGGCTACTTTGCCGCTCGTCCGTGGCGGTGTTGCGCGCGAAGGGGAGGAGGTGCCGATGCCATCGTGGGGGAGGGGAGGAGTTGCCGGTGCGCATAGGGAGCCGGCCGATCGCCGCGTGAGAGAGGGAGGAAGACTGGAGGGGCGTTGGCGCCAAACGCAGTGAGGAGAGCAGGCCGGCCACGGCAGAGGGGAAGAGGtgtcggccgccgccgccgcgcggcgcggAGAGAAGGTTAGGCGGCAGCGCTACGGTGAGGGTGGGTGAGGGAGTAGGGTGTGTTTGGGGGTGGGAGCTAGGGTTTGAAGAGATGgaaatatgtatatatatgtgggCTGGAGGTGGAAGTTTGATTTGGTGGGCTGAAATTATAATCCTTATTAATTCAGCTGCTAACCGTGTAATAGCCCATGTGCCGAGATCTCAGCCCAAGCACGGCACGAGGCGCGGGCCGGCCGGCATGGGCACGGCAAAGACCGTGCTGTGTTGTGCTTGGGTCAGGCCGGCACGGGTATGACAAAGACCGTGCCGTTCTTGAACCGGGCCAAAATTTCGGACTATGGCCTGGCCCGCCTTCTGGCCAACTATAGTCGGATCCTCACAGGATGCAATTTGAGGCCGTCTCCATCCAATTTTCTTCCTTCGCGACTGCTTTTATTTCAGATTTGCACTAATTATGTGTGACGTTCAACACAGGAATAAATCGCCACAATGCGTCATAACAACCATCATTGCAAGGACTGTAGCGTATATGTGTCTGGTTGCGAAGTATATGTATTACTTCACGAAAGTTGCAAccagactcttttttttcttattaTTTCAGAAGCAATCATGGCACGTAACTTGCCCGCCTGAACTTTACTCTATATGGGATGCAAGTCGATTTCGTACATGATTTATGAAAGAGAAAAGCGAGAAAGCGCACCGAACTCAATATGAAGGTTACATGTGAAAACTTGCCACTCTATTAGTAATACAGACTATCTTAAGAGTACCTTTAGTAGAATCTGGTCCATACCGTAAATTTAAAGATTGGGATGAAAAACAAACTCCAATAGAATTTCTACCTATATCCTATTTTGAAGAGACCTTTAAATTTCACTCCATAGCCCTCATGGGGCATAGTTCCTAGCGTATACGACTGCGAGATGCGAGCTCGCAGAAAGTCTTCCTTGCCCTCCTCAACCTCCCTGGCTCCTGGACCTCCGCCGCAACCGTTGCTAATTCTTACGCTTCCACCTCCCCATCACCGTCCCCCGCTGCCGTCTCGACTGGCCGCACTGCCGAGCCAGCAACCCCCTACCCACCCCCCCCCCGGCCCCCCGCCCCCCGACCCCGCTTCTCGGAACCCGGCGATCCTAAACCTCAACCTCGGCAACCCCCATATGCTAACCCGGCGGCTTGATTATTGGCTGCGGCGGCGAAGTTCCGGCGGTGCCGCTGCTTGGCCTGTAGCGACAACGCGTGTCGCATCCGCCCGCGTGATGAATAGACAGCGTATCAACTTAGGCATGTATGCGATAGCAAGCGATTTACACGTCACATGGGATGACATGCCTTACAAAGAAGATTAGACTGGTCAAATCATGCCACACATGCAAATCTGGTGGAAATCGCATTTAAGGGCTAAATTAATCTGGTTTCAATAGGAGAAGGGAGTAAATCAAACTAATATTTTGGGGAGGGGTAGATGGACAAAGTAAATAGGTAAAGGGTAAAATGTGTTTTTTTCCTAAATAAGAAGTACACCTTACATCATGGTATGGGTATATATAAATCTCTCGATTCCAATTGTATCTAACTCTCGACGTTCTAACATTAATGACCAATGATTTTATTTTATTAATTTAATAATATAGCATACATAAAATTAATTTACAGAGTGAAACTACACACAATTGATGACAAAACACAAATACAGTAATAGAGACGGAGTGTGGATGTCTTGACAAATTCTCTCTTCCCTATTGTCGGCACAAGCACATGCATCATGCATACATGTAGTACGCAGGTAGAGGCAAATTTGCATGCCTCAGGACACAGTTCAGTAGAGGTGACCTGGGACGGCGACGGCCTCGAGTGGGACCATACGGGGCATGGTCAGCCCAAATGTTTCCTCCATGCTCAGctactccgccgccgccacactGGCGGGGAGCCTCCACGCCAAGGCGTGCAGCATGCAGGTAGGCCAAGATCATATGCACCATCTTGAGCTCGAGACTGATGCCAGGGCACATCGTCCAGCGGCTGGACCTGAACGGCAGCTGCTCGAAGTCCTGCCCTTTTACTTCCACGGCGACGCCGATGAACCGCTCCGGCGGAACTCCATGGGAGCCTCCACACCGCCGGGTCGTGGTCAGAGGGCGGAATCCAATGGAGACGGAATTGGGTTCCGGCCCCCTTACCTGATGAAAAATTCTGAAGTTCTGATTGTCCATCAATAAAGAAGTACTATGAATAATCTAGCTGATTGATAGATTCCAGTAAATAGCTATTGGCAATTGGCCGCTCCTTGCTTTTGGATCACGGTCCGCCACTGGTTGCAATCGAGTCCAGA from Panicum hallii strain FIL2 chromosome 9, PHallii_v3.1, whole genome shotgun sequence includes:
- the LOC112876657 gene encoding cytochrome P450 71A1-like is translated as MRSDGSRSFTVPALSKSYNSGRYISSRRSRRFLSVQSCDIAAYVGNHFTSSSVQQMNKKAPSPPILCPPMELPPAASFVAVALATVLLLITILRRWKHKRRYNLPPGPRPWPVIGNLNLMGALPHRSVHALSKRYGPLMSLRFGSFPVVVGSSVDAARSILKTHDLAFIDRPRMASGRYTGYSYSDVLWAPYGAYWRQARRLWKTEILSARQLRSHEHVRDEEVRAMLRDLYEHGPAAATAGSAVVLLDHLLMVNLNAISRMVLGKKYVVHGGAGAGSATTPEEFKWMIDEFFFLSGALNVGDMIPWLSWLDPQIKRIKRLGEMFDRFLEQVLDEHDERRRVEGEEFAAMDMVDLLLGLAEDPNLEIPIGRDGVKGFTLDLIVGGTDTSSVTIEWAMSELLRSPDTLTKATEELDRVIGRERLVTEGDIPNLPYMEAIVKETMRLHPVTPLLAPRMSREDASMGSYDIPTGTLVFVNVWAIGRDPAVWGHDADEFRPERFVGSSLDVKGQDFELLPFGSGRRMCPGIGLGLKMVQVVLANLVHGFAWRLPDGMAKEELSMEEKFGLSMPRMVPLEAVPEPRLPDYLYAGP